The Congregibacter litoralis KT71 genome contains a region encoding:
- a CDS encoding TonB-dependent receptor: MSQMFARKALVRAIASASVIGGVALSMPSYAQETSAAVRGVVTGANGQPIAGAEVEIKSLSTGVTKSTTTDSTGSYFVRQLPAGVDYSVVVRAPGEGTASTARLPLTVGESVEMDYRLSNTLEEVVVLGRSVAVAETAIGPTAVFSASDLQDSPAINRNINDVIGQDPRVYINQSNSADAIQCNGANPRFNSLTLDGIRLNDGFGLNSNGYPTQRMPFPFDAVSSVAVEMAPMSVVYGGFSACNINAVTKSGGNELFGSVFMDYTSDSLQGDSLEGEDVQVPDYDETRYGVEVGGAIIKDKLFFYGAYEKYEGVDFNNRGALGSGAINEVQVTQAELDEIRQIANDVYQYSPGSDSPGVNDFEDEKYIAKLDWYATDTQRVALTYMYNDSFNVTESDGDLNEFEFADHFYNRGAELESIIASVYSDWTPNFSTELRVARTDVDFLQAPRAGNEFGEIRVELENVDVYLGGDDSRHANELNYTIDQLVFRGRYQLGAHTITGGIEREEYDIFNLFYQHVDTEIRFDGIDNFRNGLADRVYYGNAISNNQDDIAESFSYAINYLYLQDEWQVNDKLRMTFGLRYDRYETDDAPNLNQDFADSYGFGNDQTLDGRDLIQPRFGATYDFSDDLVLRAGVGLFSGGNPNVWLSNTYSNTSTTAVQARIDGVDLFSQNYVNCEDGVPSGPGYCVPQNIADIVGSGDGSNFEIIYLDPDFDIPSEWKYTAGLTWYAPMDWVVTADLQISRGEDTAIYKRADLERVGTNDLGYPVYESVREAAFVLTNSSNGNESESLSFSGFKSWDNGFDLRVGYAYTQAEDVNPMGSSVAFSNYIFRAFEDPQAETLGTSDWQVEHRFTTVLNYTADFFGGYETRISLFGQYNSGLPYSLTLDGADGTIGAYGFQPFLDFEPNVLPIGGTRNGETGSSFSKVDMRITQELPGFSPEHRGSLFVVVDNLTNLINDEWGIFFEPNRPGVTQADLDNGAEEQRVGGTSLWSMRVGVNYSF; the protein is encoded by the coding sequence ATGTCTCAAATGTTCGCTCGCAAGGCCTTGGTTCGCGCCATCGCCAGTGCGTCTGTCATCGGCGGCGTTGCGCTGTCTATGCCATCTTATGCTCAAGAAACCAGTGCTGCGGTTCGCGGCGTGGTAACCGGTGCCAATGGCCAACCCATTGCCGGTGCCGAGGTCGAAATCAAAAGCCTGTCTACAGGTGTCACCAAGAGCACCACAACAGACAGCACCGGTAGCTACTTTGTCCGTCAGCTGCCCGCGGGTGTTGACTACAGCGTTGTGGTTCGAGCACCGGGTGAGGGTACGGCCTCTACGGCGCGCCTGCCCCTGACCGTCGGTGAATCCGTGGAGATGGATTATCGCCTCAGCAACACTCTCGAGGAGGTTGTTGTTCTGGGTCGCTCCGTTGCCGTTGCTGAAACTGCTATTGGACCCACCGCGGTATTCAGCGCGTCGGACCTGCAGGACTCACCGGCGATCAACCGAAACATCAACGATGTTATCGGTCAGGATCCCCGGGTTTACATCAACCAGTCCAACTCGGCGGACGCCATACAATGTAACGGCGCCAACCCCCGTTTTAACAGCCTGACTCTGGACGGTATTCGTCTGAATGACGGCTTTGGTCTCAATTCCAATGGCTACCCCACGCAGCGTATGCCGTTTCCCTTTGATGCGGTATCCAGCGTTGCGGTAGAAATGGCGCCCATGAGCGTGGTCTACGGCGGGTTCTCGGCCTGTAACATCAACGCTGTAACCAAGTCTGGCGGTAACGAGCTGTTTGGCTCGGTGTTCATGGACTACACCAGCGACTCACTCCAGGGCGATTCTCTCGAGGGTGAAGACGTTCAGGTCCCTGATTACGACGAGACCCGCTACGGTGTCGAAGTCGGTGGTGCGATCATCAAGGACAAGCTGTTCTTCTACGGCGCCTATGAGAAGTACGAGGGTGTTGATTTCAACAACCGCGGCGCTTTGGGCTCCGGTGCCATTAACGAAGTACAGGTCACCCAGGCGGAGCTGGACGAGATTCGTCAGATTGCCAACGATGTTTACCAGTACTCACCCGGCTCTGATTCTCCCGGCGTCAACGACTTTGAAGATGAGAAGTACATCGCCAAGCTGGATTGGTACGCGACGGATACGCAGCGCGTCGCCCTGACCTATATGTACAACGATTCCTTCAACGTTACCGAGTCCGATGGTGATCTCAACGAATTCGAATTCGCTGACCACTTCTACAATCGTGGTGCCGAGCTCGAGTCAATCATCGCAAGCGTCTATTCTGACTGGACGCCCAACTTCTCCACGGAGCTTCGCGTTGCGCGCACGGATGTGGATTTCCTGCAGGCGCCACGGGCAGGTAATGAGTTTGGTGAGATTCGTGTTGAGCTTGAAAACGTCGATGTTTATCTCGGTGGCGACGACAGCCGTCACGCTAACGAGTTGAATTACACCATTGATCAGCTCGTGTTCCGCGGCCGCTACCAGCTGGGCGCTCACACCATTACCGGTGGTATCGAGCGCGAGGAATATGACATCTTCAATCTGTTCTACCAGCACGTAGACACGGAAATCCGCTTTGACGGTATCGATAACTTCCGCAATGGTTTGGCCGATCGTGTTTACTACGGTAACGCTATCTCCAACAACCAGGATGATATCGCCGAGTCTTTCAGCTACGCCATCAACTATCTTTACCTGCAGGACGAGTGGCAGGTTAACGACAAGCTGCGTATGACCTTTGGTCTGCGCTACGATCGTTACGAGACGGATGATGCGCCTAACCTGAACCAGGACTTTGCCGACAGCTACGGCTTTGGTAATGACCAGACTCTGGACGGTCGGGATCTGATCCAGCCGCGCTTTGGTGCGACCTATGACTTCTCTGATGACCTGGTGCTGCGCGCCGGCGTTGGCTTGTTCTCCGGTGGTAACCCCAACGTATGGCTGTCTAACACTTACAGCAACACGTCTACCACGGCTGTACAGGCGCGGATCGACGGCGTAGATCTGTTTTCCCAGAACTACGTGAACTGTGAAGATGGCGTGCCTTCTGGCCCCGGCTACTGTGTACCGCAGAACATCGCAGATATCGTTGGTTCCGGAGACGGCAGCAACTTCGAGATCATCTACCTGGATCCCGACTTTGATATCCCCAGTGAGTGGAAGTACACCGCCGGTTTGACCTGGTACGCACCCATGGATTGGGTAGTAACCGCAGACCTTCAGATCAGCCGTGGCGAAGACACTGCGATCTACAAGCGAGCAGACCTTGAGCGTGTAGGCACTAACGATCTCGGCTACCCCGTTTATGAGAGTGTGCGTGAGGCCGCGTTTGTGCTCACCAACTCCAGCAACGGTAACGAGTCCGAGTCTCTGTCCTTCAGCGGCTTCAAGAGCTGGGATAACGGTTTTGATCTGCGCGTAGGTTATGCCTACACCCAGGCCGAAGACGTTAACCCCATGGGTTCTTCCGTAGCCTTCTCTAACTACATTTTCCGCGCCTTTGAAGATCCCCAGGCGGAAACACTGGGCACGTCTGATTGGCAGGTAGAGCACCGTTTCACCACGGTTCTTAACTACACGGCGGACTTCTTCGGTGGCTATGAGACGCGCATTTCCCTGTTCGGCCAGTACAATTCAGGGCTTCCCTACAGCCTGACGCTGGACGGCGCAGACGGAACCATCGGTGCTTACGGCTTCCAGCCTTTCCTCGACTTCGAGCCCAACGTACTGCCCATCGGCGGCACGCGTAACGGTGAGACCGGTTCATCCTTCAGCAAGGTTGATATGCGTATCACCCAGGAGCTGCCTGGATTCAGCCCCGAGCATCGTGGCAGTCTGTTTGTTGTCGTGGACAACCTGACCAAC
- a CDS encoding DUF2306 domain-containing protein, giving the protein MNDSVLDPAAQRFAATPSAATAARYAVNVWYTLALLGHLIFVAYILAVFYPPIAAHGTAGLEGMHLPSGFREGDFLGNLAATAHVLLAAIVIGGGPLQLLPALRRRFPRFHRTLGRTYLTAACISALGGLYMVWTRGTVGDLVGHLTVSGDAVLILVFSALAVHHAIGRRIPEHRRWAMRLFMVASAVWFFRVGLMGWLMLTGGVGIDFETFTGPFLYVLGFAQYLLPLAVLEWYFRIQRGAGYREQWVFAATLTLLSLYMAVGIFAATAGMWLPRVTA; this is encoded by the coding sequence ATGAATGACTCAGTTTTAGACCCGGCTGCGCAGAGATTTGCAGCGACACCGTCTGCGGCAACGGCCGCCCGCTATGCCGTGAACGTTTGGTACACACTGGCATTGCTGGGCCACCTGATCTTTGTTGCCTATATTCTTGCCGTGTTTTACCCGCCGATCGCGGCGCATGGCACCGCTGGCCTCGAGGGAATGCACCTTCCGTCAGGGTTTCGGGAAGGAGATTTCCTGGGTAATCTCGCGGCAACAGCGCACGTACTCCTGGCGGCGATAGTGATAGGCGGGGGCCCGCTGCAGTTGCTGCCGGCGCTGCGCCGACGCTTTCCGCGGTTCCACCGCACCCTTGGCAGGACCTACCTCACTGCGGCATGCATCAGTGCGCTTGGGGGCCTTTACATGGTCTGGACCCGCGGCACCGTAGGCGACCTGGTGGGTCACCTGACAGTCTCCGGTGATGCCGTTCTGATTCTCGTGTTTTCTGCACTGGCGGTGCATCACGCCATCGGCCGTCGTATCCCCGAACACCGACGCTGGGCGATGCGCCTGTTCATGGTGGCGAGCGCGGTGTGGTTCTTTCGCGTCGGACTTATGGGATGGCTGATGCTGACCGGCGGCGTCGGCATTGATTTTGAGACTTTTACGGGTCCATTCCTGTATGTACTCGGCTTTGCGCAGTACCTGCTGCCATTGGCGGTGCTGGAATGGTATTTCCGTATTCAGCGTGGCGCTGGGTACCGCGAACAGTGGGTGTTTGCCGCAACGCTCACGCTCCTGAGCCTTTACATGGCCGTCGGGATCTTCGCTGCTACGGCGGGCATGTGGCTACCAAGGGTCACCGCATAG
- a CDS encoding response regulator, giving the protein MTLRVLVVDDQALVRRGFAMVLEHQGDIEVVAEASTGLEAITAARVHAPDVILMDIRMPELDGLEATARILNESGDSTRVIVLTTFDPDEYIYRALRAGASGFLLKDIPPEELVAAVRTVADGRALLGPDITRRLIEQFARQGGGSSALAERLERLTGREQEALRCVGDGMNNQEIARHLGIGPATVKTHVSSLLSKLGLRDRAQAVVFAYESGLATVGSKQIGY; this is encoded by the coding sequence ATGACCTTGCGAGTACTTGTTGTCGACGACCAGGCCTTGGTTCGACGGGGATTTGCAATGGTCCTCGAACATCAGGGGGACATTGAGGTCGTCGCGGAAGCGAGCACGGGCCTGGAGGCTATCACCGCCGCCAGGGTGCATGCGCCGGATGTGATTCTCATGGACATCCGTATGCCGGAACTCGATGGTCTCGAGGCGACGGCAAGGATTCTCAATGAAAGCGGCGATAGCACCCGCGTTATCGTGCTGACGACTTTCGATCCCGACGAATACATCTACCGCGCTCTGCGCGCCGGCGCCAGCGGCTTTCTCCTCAAGGATATTCCCCCGGAAGAACTGGTTGCCGCAGTGCGCACCGTTGCCGACGGTAGGGCGCTCCTCGGCCCGGATATTACGCGCCGGCTGATCGAGCAATTTGCCCGACAAGGCGGCGGCAGTTCAGCGCTCGCCGAGCGCTTGGAGCGACTCACGGGGCGGGAGCAGGAAGCGCTGCGCTGTGTTGGCGATGGCATGAACAACCAGGAAATTGCCCGGCATCTTGGCATCGGTCCGGCGACCGTGAAGACCCATGTTTCGAGCCTGCTGTCCAAGCTTGGTCTGCGCGACCGCGCACAGGCGGTGGTGTTTGCCTATGAGAGCGGGCTCGCGACGGTCGGCAGCAAGCAGATTGGCTATTAG
- a CDS encoding sugar kinase, with translation MSLSIPQSGFAAIGECMLELREDATTNESHPEVKLSLGFGGDTLNTAVYLARLGVPSTYVTALGDDARSQWLLDHWVQEEIDTHLVRRVPGRRPGVYWITTDAAGERSFDYWRGESPARELFDDLADVQVLTQNLSAFGMVYLSGITLSLYSAVALERLYTMLEALRDSGVIIGFDGNFRPAAWTDSESARAAFERVARLAHVVLPTFDDELMLFGDDSPEATIARLREWGVDEVVVKLGGAGCLLGSEGTHKLVATRAVSAPVDTTAAGDSFNAGYLAARYFGKSLQEAAETGNRLAGSVVMNRGAIIPLETMPEFT, from the coding sequence ATGAGCCTCAGCATACCGCAATCAGGTTTCGCCGCGATCGGCGAGTGCATGCTGGAGCTCAGGGAGGACGCTACCACGAATGAAAGCCACCCTGAGGTAAAGCTGTCTCTGGGATTCGGCGGTGACACCCTGAACACCGCGGTGTACCTCGCACGACTTGGTGTGCCGAGCACGTACGTGACTGCACTCGGTGATGATGCCCGGAGCCAGTGGCTATTGGATCACTGGGTACAAGAGGAAATCGATACCCATCTCGTCCGTCGCGTGCCCGGTCGTCGTCCCGGGGTTTACTGGATTACTACCGATGCTGCGGGAGAGCGATCTTTTGACTACTGGCGGGGTGAATCGCCTGCGCGGGAGTTGTTTGATGACCTGGCAGATGTCCAGGTGCTCACCCAAAATTTGTCGGCGTTCGGTATGGTTTATCTTTCGGGTATCACCTTATCGTTGTATTCAGCGGTAGCCCTCGAGCGCTTGTACACCATGTTGGAGGCATTGCGCGATAGCGGTGTGATAATCGGGTTCGACGGCAACTTCCGCCCCGCAGCTTGGACTGATTCTGAGAGCGCTAGAGCAGCGTTTGAGCGCGTCGCGCGTTTGGCGCACGTCGTGCTGCCGACCTTCGACGATGAGCTTATGCTTTTTGGCGATGATAGCCCTGAAGCCACTATCGCAAGATTGCGTGAATGGGGAGTAGACGAGGTTGTGGTTAAACTCGGTGGTGCGGGTTGTCTACTTGGTAGTGAAGGTACGCACAAGCTCGTGGCCACGCGGGCAGTTAGCGCACCCGTCGATACCACTGCCGCGGGAGATTCCTTCAATGCGGGTTATCTCGCCGCCCGGTATTTTGGCAAGTCTCTCCAGGAGGCAGCAGAAACCGGCAACCGACTGGCTGGATCCGTTGTTATGAACCGGGGGGCAATTATCCCTTTGGAGACCATGCCCGAGTTCACCTGA
- a CDS encoding TRAP transporter large permease — protein sequence MTEAILLLMFFLLLTLGVPVAFCIGLAAVAAMLVSIDVTPALTTVAQRMAGGINSFALLAIPLFILSGNLMSSGGIAQRLITFARSFIGALPGGLALVNVISCALFGAISGSAVAATSAVGGVMVPAMEEDNFPREFSAALTATSATTGLLIPPSNILIVYAVASGGVSIAALFVGGYLPGLLVALCLMVVSALYAKSKGLHAQGQVSASVVVRTFVEAAPSLALIVIVIGGIIGGLFTATEAGAIAVLYSLLLSLLVYREVSVSDLPAILLKATETTAIVMLLVGTSIAMSWLLAFQNVPTVVAESLLAVSDNPLVLFLLINLALLVVGSFMDMTPAVLIFTPIFLPIAVQLDMSPLHFGIMMVLNLSIGLCTPPVGSVLFVSCAVAKTSLERMIKPLMPMYAAMVVALLLVTFVPEFSEALPRYFGLYE from the coding sequence ATGACAGAAGCTATTCTGCTGTTGATGTTTTTCTTGTTGCTGACTTTGGGCGTGCCAGTGGCGTTTTGCATCGGTTTGGCTGCTGTTGCCGCCATGTTGGTATCCATTGATGTCACTCCGGCGCTTACCACGGTAGCTCAGCGCATGGCGGGCGGCATAAATAGTTTTGCCTTGCTCGCCATTCCACTGTTTATCCTCTCGGGTAATTTGATGAGCTCAGGCGGTATCGCGCAGCGCTTAATCACTTTTGCCCGAAGTTTTATTGGTGCGCTGCCCGGTGGCCTGGCGCTCGTAAACGTCATTTCCTGTGCCTTGTTTGGAGCGATTTCCGGCTCAGCCGTCGCGGCCACCTCGGCGGTGGGCGGCGTCATGGTGCCAGCGATGGAAGAGGATAACTTTCCTCGGGAGTTCAGTGCCGCGCTTACGGCTACTTCCGCGACCACCGGGCTGTTAATCCCGCCCAGCAACATCCTGATTGTCTATGCCGTTGCGAGTGGCGGCGTGTCGATAGCGGCGCTGTTCGTCGGCGGTTACCTTCCGGGTCTGTTGGTGGCGCTTTGTCTTATGGTTGTTTCTGCCCTGTATGCAAAAAGCAAGGGACTGCATGCACAAGGCCAAGTTAGCGCAAGCGTGGTGGTGCGCACCTTCGTGGAGGCAGCCCCTAGTCTTGCGCTCATCGTTATTGTGATTGGCGGCATTATTGGAGGTTTGTTTACCGCGACGGAGGCGGGAGCAATTGCCGTTTTGTATTCGCTATTGCTTTCTTTGCTGGTTTACCGGGAGGTGTCGGTCAGCGATTTGCCAGCGATCCTCCTCAAAGCCACCGAAACCACGGCGATCGTCATGCTGCTGGTGGGCACTTCTATCGCCATGTCCTGGCTGCTCGCGTTTCAGAACGTTCCGACAGTGGTGGCGGAATCGCTGCTGGCGGTGAGTGACAACCCGCTGGTGCTTTTTTTGTTGATTAACCTTGCACTGTTGGTGGTAGGTTCGTTTATGGACATGACGCCAGCCGTGCTGATTTTTACGCCTATCTTTCTTCCGATTGCCGTGCAACTGGATATGTCGCCACTGCATTTTGGCATCATGATGGTGCTCAACTTATCCATTGGATTATGCACCCCGCCCGTGGGTAGCGTGTTGTTTGTCAGTTGTGCCGTCGCCAAGACATCGCTTGAGCGAATGATAAAACCCCTGATGCCCATGTATGCGGCGATGGTGGTGGCACTATTGCTGGTCACTTTTGTACCCGAATTCAGTGAGGCGCTGCCGCGCTATTTTGGACTGTACGAATGA
- a CDS encoding YaeQ family protein, translated as MALKSTVFKIKLNVAHLERNVYGDFPLAVARHPSETDSRMMLRVAAFALHAHERLEFGRGISTDDEPDLWLRDLTNSIELWVELGTPDPDRLRKASGRAKDVVLYCYGERAVGVWWRKNADALARFNNLTVYSVSDDELASLGALAASGLELQCTVSEGEMLLTSGDQFVQLTPQVLRQRIAA; from the coding sequence ATGGCATTAAAATCGACCGTTTTTAAGATAAAGCTGAACGTTGCTCACCTGGAGCGCAATGTCTACGGCGACTTCCCCTTGGCCGTGGCGCGCCACCCGTCAGAAACCGATAGCCGCATGATGCTCCGCGTAGCGGCTTTCGCTCTTCACGCCCACGAGCGTCTTGAGTTTGGCCGAGGCATCAGTACCGACGATGAGCCAGACCTGTGGCTTCGGGATCTCACTAATTCCATTGAGTTGTGGGTAGAGCTGGGAACCCCGGATCCGGACCGATTGCGTAAAGCCAGCGGCCGGGCTAAAGATGTGGTGCTGTACTGCTATGGCGAGCGCGCCGTCGGGGTATGGTGGAGAAAGAATGCCGACGCCCTCGCCCGCTTCAACAACCTGACGGTGTACAGCGTGAGCGATGACGAGCTGGCATCCCTGGGAGCTCTGGCAGCATCGGGGCTGGAGTTGCAGTGCACCGTTTCCGAAGGCGAGATGTTGCTGACCAGTGGTGATCAGTTTGTGCAGTTAACGCCTCAGGTACTGCGGCAACGCATTGCTGCGTAG
- a CDS encoding TRAP transporter small permease codes for MMPAAFYGKLLLALESGLRWLLIMLMAALVMAVSWQVLSRYVLTQPSSWTEEASRFLLVWLSVLGATYAYRGRMHLAIDLLPRKLGSLGRARLEVFNAAMVAIFAMAAMVYGGGYLVMMTWELKQTTPALGIPMAMIYLVLPVSGVLLTLFAALRIGEEIQAQTTAQRG; via the coding sequence ATGATGCCGGCCGCATTTTACGGGAAGCTGTTATTGGCTCTGGAGAGCGGTTTGCGTTGGCTGCTGATCATGCTCATGGCAGCGCTGGTCATGGCTGTTTCTTGGCAGGTTTTGTCTCGTTACGTTCTAACACAGCCAAGTTCCTGGACAGAGGAGGCATCGCGCTTTCTGTTGGTCTGGCTAAGCGTGTTGGGGGCCACCTATGCCTATCGCGGACGGATGCACCTGGCAATCGACCTATTGCCTCGCAAGCTCGGATCGCTTGGTAGGGCCCGGCTAGAGGTCTTCAACGCAGCCATGGTGGCTATTTTTGCGATGGCGGCGATGGTGTATGGCGGCGGATATCTCGTGATGATGACCTGGGAACTAAAACAGACTACGCCAGCGCTGGGTATCCCCATGGCGATGATCTATCTGGTGCTGCCCGTGAGCGGCGTACTTTTAACCCTGTTTGCTGCACTGCGGATTGGTGAAGAGATACAGGCTCAAACGACTGCACAGCGGGGTTAG
- a CDS encoding sensor histidine kinase, translating into MTSAQNSWGGVDNRAPPVTGASDPGSVAVKALQPFRGPFQRWPRITDALLGVLAFFLTLAMWSSNATSGELGKAMSGALLMLAIVASAALYWRRSYPVQVHGLILCCLLLSVLSPLNDGVVAMAFSLYSLGRYAANDRISILGVLLAILLASMDMFVINSAGFSGLFTLMMMGALWYIGRRLRFRGEYLRLLEERAQYLEQRKNREAELAVTEERGRIARELHDIVAHQLSLMTVQAGAAKTVGQSDPIAAMEAMEAVEGAGRQALKEMRHLLHVLRRDENDSSLVPQPGCADLPSLIAEVNATGVAVQLQTGGRLSGLPARVDLSVYRIVQEALTNVLKHAGKQVFVTVTVASSAGGVEVSICDSGGGPGETSGRGYGIAGMRERAEMLGGWLRTGPGSNGGFEVSALLPCDGARS; encoded by the coding sequence ATGACAAGTGCACAGAACAGTTGGGGCGGCGTCGATAATCGAGCACCGCCGGTAACGGGAGCTTCTGATCCGGGAAGCGTCGCCGTAAAGGCGCTGCAGCCGTTCCGCGGGCCTTTTCAGCGCTGGCCTCGGATAACGGATGCTCTGCTGGGAGTGCTGGCGTTCTTTCTGACCCTGGCGATGTGGTCCTCAAATGCGACGAGCGGTGAGTTAGGGAAGGCCATGAGCGGCGCGCTGCTGATGCTGGCAATAGTGGCCAGTGCCGCTCTCTACTGGCGACGCAGCTATCCTGTGCAGGTTCACGGCCTTATTCTCTGCTGCTTGCTGCTCTCCGTCCTCAGCCCCTTAAATGACGGCGTCGTCGCCATGGCGTTTTCCCTTTACAGCCTCGGACGCTATGCAGCCAACGATCGCATCAGCATCTTAGGCGTGCTGCTCGCTATTCTCCTTGCGTCCATGGATATGTTTGTTATCAACAGCGCCGGTTTTAGCGGCCTGTTTACTCTGATGATGATGGGGGCGCTCTGGTACATCGGGCGCCGTCTTCGCTTTCGCGGCGAGTATCTCCGGCTCCTGGAGGAGCGAGCACAGTACCTCGAGCAGCGCAAGAACAGGGAAGCGGAACTGGCCGTTACCGAGGAGCGCGGCCGCATTGCCCGGGAGCTTCACGATATCGTTGCGCACCAGCTCAGCCTGATGACCGTTCAGGCGGGTGCTGCAAAGACCGTGGGCCAATCCGATCCAATCGCTGCGATGGAAGCCATGGAAGCTGTGGAAGGTGCGGGGCGGCAGGCGCTTAAGGAAATGCGACATCTACTGCATGTGCTGCGCCGCGATGAGAACGACAGCAGCCTTGTACCGCAACCTGGTTGCGCAGACCTGCCGTCGCTTATCGCTGAGGTCAACGCTACCGGCGTTGCGGTGCAGCTACAAACGGGGGGGCGCCTCTCGGGCCTGCCGGCCCGCGTCGACCTCAGCGTCTACCGTATTGTGCAGGAGGCCCTCACCAACGTCCTGAAACACGCCGGCAAACAGGTTTTTGTGACGGTTACGGTAGCCTCCTCTGCCGGGGGTGTGGAGGTGTCGATTTGCGATAGCGGTGGCGGACCCGGAGAAACCTCAGGCAGGGGTTATGGCATAGCGGGCATGCGCGAGCGTGCCGAAATGCTCGGCGGATGGCTGCGCACAGGACCAGGGTCAAACGGCGGTTTTGAAGTCAGCGCATTACTGCCCTGCGATGGGGCGCGCTCATGA
- the solA gene encoding N-methyl-L-tryptophan oxidase, which yields MKNTADVLVAGVGGCGASALYHLARDGHRVIGFDRFEPGHDRGSSHGETRVIRQAYFEHPDYVPLLRRAYGLWTELEDESQASLMDLCGLLMIGPPGGEILGGSRLAAERYGVPVEDITVAECAERFPAFSIPEGSDVLWEPSGGYLKVEDCVRCYAGLAQKHGATLNTGEFILSFQSTGAGVEVQTNRGKYSADRLVLTAGAWAPQLLPAVAEAANLHVTRKVLAWYPIQAALPAPTSTFFIERPHGSYYGFPCIDGKTVKLAEHSGGTPLDDPLALDRSLQTMDVHGPGKLIDDVFPSLSSSPVRHDVCMYTMSDDGHFVIDRDPENENVVFAAGFSGHGFKFMSAMGAVMAELAVDGQSTSEIEFLGLERFSNRQ from the coding sequence GTGAAGAACACTGCGGATGTTTTAGTGGCGGGCGTGGGTGGCTGTGGCGCCAGCGCGCTCTATCACCTGGCCCGCGACGGGCACCGGGTCATTGGTTTTGACCGCTTCGAGCCGGGCCACGACCGCGGCAGCTCCCACGGCGAAACGCGGGTTATCCGCCAGGCGTACTTCGAACACCCGGACTACGTGCCCCTCCTGCGCCGCGCCTATGGCCTGTGGACCGAGTTGGAAGATGAATCTCAGGCGTCCCTGATGGATCTCTGCGGCTTGCTGATGATCGGACCGCCCGGCGGCGAAATCCTTGGAGGCTCGCGCCTTGCGGCAGAGCGCTATGGCGTGCCGGTAGAGGACATAACGGTTGCTGAATGCGCCGAGCGCTTCCCGGCATTTTCAATTCCCGAGGGGAGTGATGTGCTCTGGGAACCCTCCGGAGGCTATCTCAAGGTCGAGGACTGCGTGCGCTGTTATGCAGGACTTGCCCAAAAACATGGCGCCACTCTCAACACCGGTGAGTTCATCCTGAGCTTCCAATCAACCGGGGCAGGCGTTGAAGTCCAGACCAATCGCGGCAAGTACTCGGCAGACCGGCTGGTGCTCACGGCAGGTGCCTGGGCTCCCCAGCTCTTACCTGCGGTAGCAGAGGCCGCGAATCTTCACGTCACGCGCAAGGTGCTCGCCTGGTATCCGATACAAGCGGCGCTACCCGCACCCACGAGCACTTTCTTTATTGAACGACCCCACGGCAGCTATTACGGATTCCCCTGCATCGACGGCAAGACCGTAAAACTTGCAGAACACTCCGGTGGCACCCCCCTGGACGATCCCCTGGCTCTCGACCGGTCACTCCAGACGATGGATGTTCACGGTCCCGGAAAGCTGATCGACGATGTTTTCCCATCGCTATCGTCCTCTCCCGTCAGACACGACGTGTGCATGTACACCATGAGCGACGACGGTCACTTCGTCATTGATCGCGATCCGGAGAACGAGAACGTCGTTTTCGCAGCGGGTTTTTCAGGTCATGGCTTTAAGTTTATGTCTGCCATGGGCGCGGTAATGGCGGAACTGGCGGTTGACGGGCAATCGACGTCGGAAATAGAGTTTCTGGGATTGGAGCGCTTCAGCAACCGGCAATAA